Within the Oncorhynchus kisutch isolate 150728-3 linkage group LG13, Okis_V2, whole genome shotgun sequence genome, the region tctcgctttccctttctctgtctttcattctctctttctctttctctctctctcgctctctctctctctcgttctctctctctctctctcgttctctcttgctttctgtctctctctctctgtaaactATTGCAGATATTATGAACAGTTCTTAACCCTAACATGCCCTGAAACCTGGAACAGTCGTATAACTGACTGACCTCCTCTTAACACTCACAGATCTGACAGTATGAGAGACAGTATGAGAGGTGACACATCCATCAACTGTTTATATAGGGCCTAGGTTAATATCTTCTTATGGTCCATCAACTGTTTATATAGGGCCTAGGTTAATGTCTTCTTATGGTCCATCAACTGTTTATATAGGGCCTAGGTTAATGTCTTCTTATGGTCCATCAACTGTTTATATAGGGCCTAGGTTAATATCTTCTTATGGTCCATCAACTGTTTATATAGGGCCTAGGTTAATGTCTTCTTATGGTCCATCTACTGTTTAAAGAGGCCTAGGTTAATGTCTTCTTATGGTCCATCAACTGTTTATATAGGGCCTAGGTTAATGTCTCCTTATGGTCCATCAACTGTTTATATAGGGCCTAGGTTAATGTCTTCTTATGGTCCATCAACTGTTTATATAGGGCCTAGGTTAATGTCTCCTTATGGTCCATCAACTGTTTATATAGGGCCTAGGTTAATGTCTTCTTATGGTCCATCAACTGTTTATATAGGGCCTAGGTTAATGTCTCCTTATGGTCCATCAACTGTTTATATAGGGCCTAGGTTAATGTCTTCTTATGGTCCATCAACTGTTTATATAGGGCCTAGGTTAATGTCTCCTTATGGTCCATCAACTTTTTATATAGGGCCTAGGTTAATGTCTTCTTATGGTCCATCAACTGTTTATATAGGGCCTAGGTTAATGTCTCCTTATGGTCCATCAACTGTTTATATAGGGCCTAGGTTAATGTCTTCTTATGGTCCATCAACTGTTTATATAGGGCCTAGGTTAATGTCTCCTTATGGTCCATCAACTGTTTATATAGGGCCTAGGTTAATGTCTCCTTATGGTCCATCAACTGTTTATATAGGGCCTAGGTTAATGTCTTCTTATGGTCCATCAACTGTTTATATAGGGCCTAGGTTAATGTCTTCTTATGGTCCATCTACTGTTTATATAGGGCCTAGGTTAATGTCTCCTTATGGTCCATCTACTGTTTATATAGGGCCTAGGTTAATGTCTCCTTATGGTCCATCAACTGTTTATATAGGGCCTAGGTTAATGTCTTCTTATGGTCCATCAACTGTTTATATAGGGCCTAGGTTAATGTCTTCTTATGGTCCATCAACTGTTTATATAGGGCCTAGGTTAATGTCTTCTTATGGTCCATCAACTGTTTATATAGGGCCTAGGTTAATGTCTTCTTATGGTCCATCAACTGTTTATATAGGGCCTAGGTTAATGTCTTCTTATGGTCCATCAACTGTTTATATAGGGCCTAGGTTAATGTCTTCTTATGGTCCATCAACTGTTTATATAGGGCCTAGGTTAATGTCTTCTTATGGTCCATCAACTGTTTATATAGGGCCTAGGTTAATGTCTTCTTATGGTCCATCAACTGTTTATA harbors:
- the LOC116353154 gene encoding uncharacterized protein LOC116353154; translation: MSSYGPSTVYIGPRLMSPYGPSTVYIGPRLMSSYGPSTVYIGPRLMSPYGPSTVYIGPRLMSSYGPSTVYIGPRLMSPYGPSTVYIGPRLMSSYGPSTVYIGPRLMSPYGPSTFYIGPRLMSSYGPSTVYIGPRLMSPYGPSTVYIGPRLMSSYGPSTVYIGPRLMSPYGPSTVYIGPRLMSPYGPSTVYIGPRLMSSYGPSTVYIGPRLMSSYGPSTVYIGPRLMSPYGPSTVYIGPRLMSPYGPSTVYIGPRLMSSYGPSTVYIGPRLMSSYGPSTVYIGPRLMSSYGPSTVYIGPRLMSSYGPSTVYIGPRLMSSYGPSTVYIGPRLMSSYGPSTVYIGPRLMSSYGPSTVYIGPRLMSSYGPSTVYIGPMLMSPCGPSLL